A single region of the Oncorhynchus kisutch isolate 150728-3 linkage group LG30, Okis_V2, whole genome shotgun sequence genome encodes:
- the mul3 gene encoding mitochondrial ubiquitin ligase activator of nfkb 1-A: MSDLPIYNPLVLIGVGSSFAFSGLFYHLYKEKKDEMVKLKEIPKFVPDQHLVRILKASPHRKLQYVAVEGLVQADGDTLTSQFVPRCFGVIQKIAVEEHWKVWNNITRTWNSRTTNRKETNNAVPFSLVEPGAYITDITVKVHSPLEASGWFLERVHCSVKHAQEGLVDVLLEGLSGERPMAQMETEELLRVGTTMTGFGEVVLEGGTGTTMRLQAPQDGRRYILVPTDYKGFIERHEGTANLWMRLTALFGITGASLLAGAVYSTMGKKDRKD, from the exons ATGAGTGACCTTCCCATCTACAACCCATTGGTCCTGATCGGTGTGGGCTCCAGCTTTGCCTTCTCTGGCTTGTTTTACCACTTATACAAAGAGAAGAAAGATGAAATGGTCAAGCTgaag GAAATACCCAAATTCGTCCCGGATCAACACTTGGTAAGGATCCTCAAGGCATCGCCCCACAGAAAACTGCAGTACGTCGCAGTAGAAG GTTTGGTCCAGGCAGACGGCGACACTCTGACCAGTCAGTTTGTCCCAAGATGCTTTGGGGTGATCCAGAAAATAGCTGTAGAGGAACACTGGAAAGTGTGGAACAACATCACTAGAACATG GAACTCCAGAACGACCAACAGGAAGGAGACTAACAACGCCGTCCCCTTCAGTCTGGTTGAACCGGGCGCCTACATCACCGACATCACCGTCAAGGTCCATTCCCCTCTGGAGGCTTCCGGCTGGTTCCTGGAGAGAGTTCACTGCAGTGTCAAACACGCCCAGGAGGGCCTGGTGGACGTGTTGTTGGAGGGCCTCAGCGGCGAGCGGCCCATGGCGCAGATGGAGACGGAGGAGCTGCTCCGTGTTGGAACCACTATGACAGGTTTCGGGGAGGTGGTgctggagggagggacagggacgaCCATGAGGCTGCAGGCGCCACAAGATGGCCGCCGCTACATCCTGGTCCCCACGGACTACAAGGGGTTTATAGAGAGACATGAGGGTACGGCCAATCTGTGGATGAGGCTGACGGCGCTGTTTGGGATTACGGGAGCATCGCTGCTGGCCGGGGCGGTTTATAGTACGATGGGGAAAAAGGACAGAAAGGATTAG